A genomic stretch from Pseudomonas mendocina includes:
- a CDS encoding AraC family transcriptional regulator, translated as MEQLSFRPVTPPESVLARYEICRTRDVEEARHWGERIFCDNHLCNLDSKSPLNARIFYRKVGNIGIGRMSYGANVTIKPDVLDTFALIQMPIRGQEKIETGGKTVLCTPRQGVVINPHMRSVFNHEADTEKLIIRVERSLLERYCQQLLGRTLRHGIEFESDMPLNTEAGARWLRMIGWVYDSLSVDDELSPLMIAQMESGLVTMLLTNHPHSYSQELCADGPSLAPSFVKRVERYIEEHAHEPISIVDMAEHAGVSSRSLFTGFRRYRNTSPMTYLKEIRLRRVNEELKRLTPGSDTVTAVAFRWGFSHLGHFTTDYKRRFGESPSETLAR; from the coding sequence ATGGAACAGCTAAGTTTCCGTCCTGTAACGCCGCCAGAGTCCGTCCTGGCCCGATATGAAATTTGCCGCACCCGTGATGTTGAAGAGGCTCGTCACTGGGGCGAGAGAATCTTCTGCGATAACCATCTGTGTAACCTGGACAGCAAAAGCCCGCTCAATGCCCGAATCTTTTACCGCAAGGTTGGCAATATCGGAATCGGCCGCATGAGCTATGGCGCTAATGTCACGATCAAGCCCGATGTGCTGGATACCTTCGCCCTGATTCAGATGCCGATCCGGGGTCAGGAAAAGATCGAAACGGGTGGTAAGACCGTGTTGTGCACGCCGCGTCAGGGTGTAGTCATCAATCCTCATATGCGTTCGGTTTTCAATCATGAAGCCGATACTGAAAAGCTCATTATCCGTGTAGAGCGCAGCCTGCTTGAGCGCTACTGTCAGCAGCTACTCGGACGCACGCTGCGTCATGGCATTGAGTTTGAGTCCGATATGCCGCTGAACACCGAAGCCGGAGCACGCTGGCTGCGTATGATCGGCTGGGTGTACGACAGCCTGTCTGTTGATGACGAGCTGTCACCACTGATGATTGCGCAAATGGAAAGTGGCTTGGTGACCATGCTACTGACTAACCATCCGCACAGTTACTCACAAGAGTTGTGCGCCGATGGTCCTTCACTGGCGCCTTCGTTTGTGAAGCGTGTTGAGCGCTATATTGAAGAGCATGCCCATGAGCCGATTTCGATTGTCGATATGGCCGAGCATGCCGGCGTCAGCAGCCGTTCACTGTTTACCGGCTTCCGCCGTTACCGCAACACCTCGCCGATGACCTACCTGAAGGAAATCCGCCTGCGCCGGGTCAATGAAGAACTTAAGCGCCTGACACCGGGTTCAGATACTGTCACGGCTGTTGCTTTCCGCTGGGGCTTTAGTCACCTCGGTCATTTCACCACTGACTACAAGCGCCGTTTTGGTGAGAGCCCATCAGAAACACTGGCGCGCTAA
- a CDS encoding cupin domain-containing protein has translation MSRAKCVVTGHDAQGRSRVVSSGPIPGDESFVHTPGFSAAVFWQTSAQPEIGNVNPNPLAELTSIAPEFGGTSALFVTFPPESSYVPSEEELKAAAEEMAVRLPGMAQRFEEDEPGFHRTETIDYGVLIEGELTLCLDGGVTSVLKPGDVVVQMGTRHAWRNTSNTPARMMFVMVGAKRV, from the coding sequence ATGTCGCGTGCAAAATGTGTAGTGACCGGTCACGACGCTCAGGGACGTTCACGGGTTGTGAGTTCTGGCCCGATCCCAGGTGATGAATCGTTTGTGCATACACCGGGCTTCAGCGCAGCGGTGTTCTGGCAAACCTCGGCACAGCCGGAAATTGGCAATGTAAACCCGAATCCTCTGGCCGAACTGACCTCCATTGCGCCGGAGTTTGGGGGCACCAGTGCACTGTTTGTGACCTTCCCGCCAGAGTCTTCCTATGTGCCGAGCGAAGAAGAGCTTAAGGCTGCAGCGGAAGAAATGGCCGTGCGTCTACCGGGTATGGCGCAGCGCTTTGAGGAGGATGAGCCAGGCTTTCACCGTACTGAAACCATCGACTATGGCGTACTGATCGAAGGTGAGTTGACGCTGTGTCTGGATGGTGGTGTTACCAGTGTGTTGAAACCGGGTGATGTGGTGGTGCAAATGGGTACTCGCCACGCTTGGCGTAACACCAGTAACACTCCGGCACGCATGATGTTCGTGATGGTGGGGGCTAAACGCGTGTGA
- a CDS encoding alcohol dehydrogenase catalytic domain-containing protein — translation MMQAARLHEIGGRFVVDQIPVPTPGPHDVLLKVAASGIIPNLKNVTTHFPEWYPFLPLPQLPAIFGLDSAGTVAAVGSAVTSFKPGDRVYVNPGVGCGECRHCREGDAPRCESYTFMGYFGFGPGSKDVFKRYSYAGYGQYMTAHTHNLVRLPDCLSFVEATRFGYLGTAYAAIRKAELRPSQNILILGASGTLGVGATLLALAFGASRVLVVARDKEALERLQALDPRRVIPVQLGNGSIQEQVRAVLPSGVDSMLDTLGAKAPTELSVDAMGAVARGGRIVQIGGVAGPIPIYPHPFMCAQLQYIGSLWFTTTQGEEMASMVEAGILNLSQLESRAYPLEQLNEALEDIQSQGNGFTNFHILHQ, via the coding sequence ATGATGCAAGCTGCACGTTTGCACGAGATTGGCGGCCGCTTTGTAGTCGACCAGATCCCAGTTCCAACCCCGGGCCCGCACGATGTGCTGCTCAAAGTCGCGGCCAGCGGCATTATCCCTAACCTGAAAAACGTCACCACGCATTTCCCGGAGTGGTATCCGTTCCTGCCGTTGCCGCAATTGCCGGCTATTTTCGGTCTTGATTCCGCCGGTACGGTGGCCGCTGTCGGCTCTGCCGTTACCAGCTTCAAACCGGGTGACCGGGTGTATGTGAACCCAGGTGTAGGTTGTGGCGAGTGCCGCCATTGCCGTGAGGGTGATGCACCACGCTGCGAGTCTTACACCTTTATGGGCTACTTCGGTTTTGGCCCCGGTTCAAAAGACGTCTTCAAGCGTTATTCCTACGCCGGTTATGGCCAGTACATGACGGCGCATACCCACAACCTGGTGCGTCTGCCGGACTGTCTGAGTTTTGTTGAGGCTACCCGCTTCGGTTATCTGGGCACGGCTTATGCGGCGATTCGCAAGGCCGAACTGCGTCCTTCGCAAAACATCCTGATCCTTGGTGCCAGCGGCACGCTGGGTGTAGGCGCGACTTTGCTGGCGCTGGCATTCGGTGCCTCCCGCGTATTGGTTGTGGCCCGTGACAAAGAGGCGCTTGAGCGCTTGCAGGCGCTGGACCCGCGCCGGGTTATTCCAGTTCAGTTGGGCAATGGTTCGATTCAGGAGCAGGTGCGTGCTGTGCTGCCATCCGGTGTCGATTCCATGCTCGATACGTTGGGCGCGAAAGCACCGACTGAGCTGTCGGTGGATGCCATGGGCGCTGTTGCCCGTGGTGGTCGCATCGTACAAATCGGTGGTGTGGCCGGGCCAATCCCGATTTATCCGCATCCGTTCATGTGTGCTCAGCTGCAATACATCGGCTCGCTGTGGTTCACCACCACGCAAGGCGAGGAGATGGCCAGCATGGTTGAGGCCGGCATTCTCAACCTGTCGCAGCTGGAGTCCCGTGCGTATCCGCTGGAGCAGTTGAACGAAGCCCTGGAAGACATTCAGTCCCAGGGCAACGGCTTCACCAACTTCCACATCCTCCACCAATAA
- a CDS encoding DUF1329 domain-containing protein, whose protein sequence is MTTFRRALLAGLIAASTVGAAQAGEVPAGTVINAANIDQLKDQTFEGYTISSLLTEKLEWRIRNNGMQMPLAASKEVPLDPRWVKASQANAGKTSINKEACRVDGWGAGAPFPDVDVNDPQAAEKIIWNFHLGQIVGDVSQVPGYTQLLIDGKKGVHAEPVAEFTRYAMKGRLTGDSTVEGDGSERGRQLLYFKSPSDMKGLGTYTVMYDSDKVNSVWAYIPAVRRVRQLSGGAWMDPVGSSDQLQDDLEIFNARPCWYPEYKLLGKRNILAVTASKQGADIWNKDGKDYATRYPVMDPNPPYWNFIGNTYEVREVYVVEAITPSIHPYSKKVLYIDTKFPRIHYGEAYNRKGEFWKFMEFHSYSNEKDGDIRTTAGSVIDFQRNHATVSLIDTTTWKTNFDAKSTQFSLQALQAAGR, encoded by the coding sequence ATGACTACATTTCGTCGTGCACTGCTGGCTGGCCTGATCGCCGCCAGCACTGTCGGTGCAGCCCAGGCCGGTGAAGTACCGGCTGGCACTGTGATCAATGCTGCCAACATCGATCAGCTCAAAGACCAGACCTTTGAAGGTTACACCATCTCCAGCCTGCTGACCGAGAAGCTGGAATGGCGTATCCGCAACAACGGCATGCAAATGCCGCTGGCTGCCTCCAAGGAAGTGCCGCTGGACCCGCGTTGGGTCAAGGCTTCCCAGGCTAACGCCGGTAAAACCAGCATCAACAAAGAAGCCTGCCGTGTAGACGGTTGGGGCGCCGGTGCACCGTTCCCGGATGTGGATGTCAACGATCCGCAAGCCGCGGAAAAGATCATCTGGAACTTCCACCTGGGTCAGATCGTCGGTGACGTATCTCAGGTGCCGGGTTACACCCAACTGCTGATCGACGGTAAAAAAGGCGTTCACGCTGAGCCGGTTGCCGAGTTCACCCGTTACGCCATGAAAGGCCGTCTGACCGGTGACAGCACTGTAGAAGGTGATGGCAGCGAGCGCGGCCGTCAGCTGCTGTACTTCAAGTCGCCGTCCGACATGAAGGGCCTGGGCACTTACACTGTGATGTATGACTCGGACAAAGTGAACAGCGTATGGGCATACATCCCGGCTGTACGCCGCGTGCGTCAGCTGTCCGGTGGTGCGTGGATGGACCCGGTCGGTTCCTCTGACCAGCTGCAGGACGACCTGGAAATCTTCAACGCCCGTCCGTGCTGGTATCCGGAATACAAACTGCTGGGCAAGCGCAACATCCTGGCGGTGACTGCGAGCAAGCAGGGCGCGGATATCTGGAACAAAGACGGCAAAGACTACGCCACCCGTTACCCGGTCATGGACCCGAACCCACCTTACTGGAACTTCATCGGCAACACCTATGAAGTGCGTGAAGTGTATGTGGTTGAGGCGATCACGCCGTCGATCCACCCGTACAGCAAGAAGGTTCTGTACATCGACACCAAGTTCCCGCGCATCCACTACGGTGAGGCTTACAACCGTAAGGGCGAGTTCTGGAAGTTCATGGAATTCCACTCCTACTCCAACGAGAAGGATGGCGATATCCGTACCACTGCCGGTTCTGTGATCGACTTCCAGCGTAACCACGCCACCGTGTCGCTGATCGATACCACAACCTGGAAAACCAACTTCGACGCCAAATCGACTCAGTTTTCCCTGCAGGCACTGCAAGCAGCAGGACGCTGA
- a CDS encoding DUF1302 family protein, producing the protein MNKLIRGTQPQASFKKLALAVALGVVTTPVLAETFTYDGYLRQEMSWNMKNWEDTPGYDDKGKLSMMRSTARVNLQWKPTDTLSFVAKLRGVREVETNFLKHLEKMGANNYHEADGRGDITDLYDKNEIRELYVDFPMGDRTWVRLGKQQIAWGETDFFAANDLVHGFDNTWRSFLEPANEELRKTNIMAKFNIDIPELNGGIEMFIRPGLDSKKDIGTEIDIYGGRWSSQPYAGVDFRNIDPYNFNHEDGDRHDVTGGIRWNGLWGDTNYSLSYLKTYYNAPILNASNNLALLGMPDVPSGAETTDGNQTRGLAGEIIYPIVDVFGFTASQYSAAADAVFSTELAFIKDAPYQFEATTPTMLSQYVAAGFDGYTKKDVLALMVRMDKNLAFTQSLLGTEKPAFFSVQLFDKWIQNYDEDDNLLYSVGWGGKAKEHSVMGTAILDMSYANGRIRPNLVVGADLSNGGGFVVPSVTFELSSKLKWKVEYDHFWDTGYHDDKCEPGNLATCENTSLFGYLHNRDQLYTSLTYLF; encoded by the coding sequence ATGAACAAGCTTATCCGGGGCACGCAACCGCAAGCCTCGTTTAAAAAGCTGGCTCTGGCTGTTGCACTGGGTGTGGTTACCACACCCGTGCTGGCTGAAACCTTTACGTATGACGGTTATCTGCGTCAGGAAATGTCCTGGAACATGAAGAACTGGGAAGACACCCCCGGTTACGATGACAAGGGCAAGCTTTCCATGATGCGCAGCACCGCCCGCGTAAACCTGCAGTGGAAACCGACTGACACCCTTTCTTTCGTCGCCAAGCTGCGCGGTGTGCGTGAAGTTGAAACCAACTTCCTCAAGCACCTGGAGAAAATGGGCGCGAACAACTATCACGAAGCGGATGGTCGCGGTGACATCACTGATCTCTATGACAAGAACGAGATTCGTGAGCTGTACGTAGACTTCCCGATGGGCGATCGCACCTGGGTTCGTCTGGGCAAGCAGCAGATCGCCTGGGGTGAGACTGACTTCTTCGCCGCCAACGACCTGGTTCATGGCTTTGATAACACCTGGCGTTCGTTCCTCGAGCCTGCGAACGAAGAGCTGCGCAAAACCAACATCATGGCCAAGTTCAACATCGACATTCCGGAGTTGAACGGCGGTATCGAGATGTTTATCCGCCCGGGTCTGGACAGTAAGAAAGACATCGGCACCGAGATCGACATCTACGGTGGCCGCTGGTCCAGCCAGCCGTACGCAGGCGTCGACTTCCGTAACATCGACCCGTACAACTTCAACCACGAAGACGGCGACCGCCACGACGTCACCGGTGGTATCCGCTGGAACGGCCTGTGGGGCGATACCAACTACTCGCTGTCGTACCTGAAGACTTACTACAACGCGCCGATCCTCAATGCCTCCAACAACCTGGCGCTGCTGGGCATGCCGGATGTACCGAGCGGTGCTGAAACCACCGACGGCAACCAGACCCGTGGCTTGGCCGGTGAGATCATCTACCCGATCGTTGACGTATTCGGCTTCACCGCCAGCCAGTACTCCGCTGCTGCTGACGCGGTATTCAGTACTGAACTGGCCTTCATCAAAGATGCGCCGTACCAGTTCGAAGCCACTACGCCGACCATGCTGAGCCAGTACGTGGCTGCTGGTTTCGACGGCTACACCAAGAAAGACGTGCTGGCCCTGATGGTGCGTATGGATAAAAACCTGGCCTTTACTCAGTCGCTGCTGGGCACTGAAAAGCCGGCGTTCTTCTCCGTGCAGCTGTTTGACAAGTGGATCCAGAACTACGACGAAGACGACAACCTGCTGTACAGCGTGGGTTGGGGCGGCAAGGCCAAAGAACACTCAGTCATGGGTACCGCGATCCTCGACATGAGCTACGCCAACGGCCGTATTCGTCCGAACCTGGTGGTCGGTGCTGACCTGAGCAACGGCGGTGGTTTCGTCGTGCCGTCGGTGACTTTCGAGCTGTCCAGCAAGCTGAAGTGGAAAGTTGAGTACGACCACTTCTGGGATACCGGCTACCACGACGACAAGTGTGAGCCTGGCAACCTGGCTACCTGCGAAAACACCAGCCTGTTCGGTTACCTGCATAACCGCGATCAGCTGTACACCAGCCTGACTTACCTGTTCTGA
- a CDS encoding MMPL family transporter — protein sequence MPILPNASENISMIERIAELCIRRRNWVASSLLLITLILGWFALHVEVRTVFEDMLPSRHEYIKTHEQFKDTFGGSNMVTIMFEASEGDIFQKEVLDKVRTVTLGLREVSAVNQYQIISLASKKLKEVRASTMGIESVPLMWPDLPATAQEMAALKQAVLRNPLVYGPYVSRDLKATLVTVDFIDEQVDYGTVFKEIRELIKSVDDDSVNVHVVGDPMLFGWVGHYLPETVQLVAAALMLTLFMLFILLRTWRGLLLPMLAGAVSASWALGICRLLDINFEPLVIVVAMLITSRAVSHSVQIVNRFDDELEILPPGADTSRIAARVALSDLFRPGMLGVIADAAVMAVVALSPIPMLQKLTVLACVWVATLTISAVILTPVMLSYIRKPHGYVHPLNCIPALSKVLDLATRVSLSRGRFVILGGALIVVVSAGLYSLNMKIGDANPGSPILWPDSTYNLDSAAINQRFEGVDRMFVVIGDEGNRGFVRSTESLQAMNGLQRFMEAQPEVGGSISLADVIPQMNASLREGNPRYLEIGSSDAVNGSLVAMLDSVSEPGDLSRFADDQYANGAVTLMFRDRQGETIRTAVARVKEYIDSHPLTTGHWQLAGGQIGVMAAVNEIILASQIEAVALALMVLAVICTVVYRASIAGMVFMVPVIISNMVTYAYMTWQDIGMSINTVPVAALGIGLGVDYAFYIADRIKEEIAHGKSPEEAVRISLHTAGMGVIVTASVLIVATLLWWLSSLRFQAEMGLLMAIWLSVSAFCSLFVMPALLYVFRPRFIFGDGQPAPAAEKPNSSFQMA from the coding sequence ATGCCCATTTTGCCTAACGCAAGCGAGAACATTTCCATGATCGAACGTATTGCCGAACTCTGCATCCGGCGCCGCAACTGGGTCGCCAGCAGCCTACTGCTGATCACGCTGATCCTCGGCTGGTTTGCCCTGCACGTTGAAGTGCGCACTGTCTTCGAAGACATGCTGCCTTCGCGTCACGAATACATCAAAACCCACGAGCAGTTCAAAGACACCTTTGGCGGTTCGAACATGGTCACCATCATGTTCGAAGCCAGTGAGGGCGATATCTTCCAGAAAGAAGTACTGGATAAGGTACGCACCGTCACCTTGGGCCTGCGCGAGGTTTCGGCGGTCAACCAGTATCAGATCATCTCGCTGGCCTCCAAGAAGCTTAAAGAAGTGCGCGCCAGCACCATGGGCATCGAAAGTGTGCCGCTGATGTGGCCGGACCTACCGGCCACCGCGCAAGAGATGGCCGCGCTCAAGCAGGCGGTGCTGCGTAACCCGCTGGTGTACGGCCCGTATGTATCCCGTGATTTGAAAGCCACCCTGGTAACGGTCGACTTTATCGACGAACAGGTGGATTACGGCACCGTGTTCAAGGAAATCCGCGAGCTGATCAAGAGCGTGGATGACGACAGCGTCAATGTGCACGTAGTCGGCGACCCGATGCTGTTCGGCTGGGTTGGCCATTACCTGCCGGAAACCGTGCAACTGGTTGCAGCGGCACTGATGCTGACCCTGTTTATGCTGTTCATCCTGTTGCGTACTTGGCGCGGTCTGCTCCTGCCGATGTTGGCTGGTGCTGTGAGTGCGTCGTGGGCGTTGGGTATCTGCCGTCTGCTCGACATCAACTTCGAGCCGCTGGTGATCGTGGTGGCGATGCTGATCACCTCCCGTGCAGTTTCCCACTCGGTACAGATCGTTAACCGATTCGATGATGAGCTGGAAATCCTGCCGCCGGGTGCTGACACCAGTCGTATTGCAGCCCGTGTGGCCCTGAGCGATCTGTTCCGTCCGGGCATGCTCGGTGTGATTGCAGACGCTGCGGTAATGGCGGTGGTGGCCCTGAGCCCGATCCCGATGCTGCAAAAGCTGACGGTACTGGCCTGCGTATGGGTGGCCACCTTGACCATCAGTGCGGTGATCCTGACCCCGGTCATGCTCTCCTACATCCGTAAACCGCACGGTTACGTGCACCCGCTCAACTGCATTCCGGCACTGTCGAAAGTGCTTGATCTGGCGACCCGTGTCAGCCTCTCCCGTGGTCGCTTCGTGATCCTCGGCGGCGCGCTGATTGTGGTGGTGTCGGCCGGTCTGTACTCGCTGAACATGAAAATTGGTGACGCCAACCCCGGCTCGCCGATCCTCTGGCCGGACTCGACCTATAACCTCGACTCGGCAGCAATCAACCAGCGTTTTGAAGGCGTTGACCGCATGTTCGTGGTCATCGGCGACGAAGGTAACCGCGGTTTCGTACGCAGCACAGAATCGCTGCAAGCCATGAACGGACTGCAGCGCTTTATGGAAGCGCAGCCGGAAGTGGGTGGTTCGATCTCACTGGCAGACGTGATTCCGCAGATGAACGCCAGCCTGCGTGAGGGCAACCCGCGTTATCTGGAGATCGGCAGCAGCGATGCGGTCAACGGCAGCCTGGTGGCCATGCTCGACTCCGTATCCGAGCCGGGCGACCTGTCCCGTTTCGCCGACGATCAATATGCCAACGGCGCTGTAACCCTGATGTTCCGTGACCGTCAGGGCGAAACCATCCGTACTGCCGTGGCACGGGTGAAGGAATACATCGACAGCCATCCGCTGACCACCGGCCACTGGCAACTGGCAGGCGGCCAGATCGGTGTAATGGCGGCAGTGAACGAAATCATCCTGGCCAGCCAGATTGAGGCTGTGGCCTTGGCGCTGATGGTGCTGGCAGTGATTTGTACCGTGGTTTACCGCGCCAGTATCGCCGGCATGGTGTTCATGGTGCCGGTGATCATCTCCAACATGGTCACCTACGCGTACATGACCTGGCAGGACATCGGCATGAGCATCAATACCGTGCCGGTTGCGGCGCTGGGGATTGGTCTGGGCGTGGACTACGCGTTCTACATTGCCGACCGCATCAAAGAAGAAATCGCCCACGGCAAATCGCCGGAAGAGGCTGTGCGTATCTCTCTGCACACCGCAGGTATGGGTGTGATCGTGACTGCCAGCGTACTGATCGTGGCAACCCTGTTGTGGTGGCTGTCGTCGCTGCGCTTCCAGGCCGAAATGGGCCTGCTGATGGCGATCTGGCTCAGCGTTTCAGCGTTCTGCTCGCTGTTCGTAATGCCTGCACTGCTCTACGTGTTCCGCCCGCGCTTCATCTTTGGCGATGGGCAACCGGCGCCGGCCGCCGAAAAGCCGAACTCCTCGTTTCAGATGGCTTGA
- a CDS encoding glycosyl hydrolase, which yields MSNIATSELSLARTQSPGIGARLMKLMVALLPWVIIAALLWAGIFIRPQPVGSTITPAALESRDQFYGLAQVPGADLLAVGFGGKILKIAGDSSVTRATSPVKSTLQDVATWANGNAVAVGNDGVVLYSADKGNNWQQAQNVPRSDVANKLNRVRAFADGLAIAAGEMGALLISRDYGHTWQRLRDEEDVAWNDVALLGSDTLLVVGEFGRVIRGSLSGYDWQEVDVGIGSSLMAVTFHDELNGTAVGLEGMVLQTTDGGLSWLARDAGLTEHLFDVAWLADQQRWFVTGALGRWSAGNGERWQTGILDERNLAWHVRALPVDGGLWLAGANIGHWDGKAWSLLQP from the coding sequence ATGTCGAACATCGCTACTAGTGAACTCAGCCTTGCACGGACGCAATCCCCCGGTATTGGTGCTCGGTTAATGAAACTCATGGTGGCGTTACTGCCCTGGGTGATCATTGCCGCTTTGCTCTGGGCGGGCATTTTTATCCGGCCACAGCCCGTTGGCAGCACCATTACCCCTGCTGCCCTGGAAAGCCGCGACCAGTTCTACGGTCTGGCTCAGGTGCCAGGTGCGGATCTGCTGGCAGTGGGTTTCGGTGGCAAAATTCTGAAGATCGCCGGGGACAGTAGTGTGACCCGCGCGACCTCTCCGGTTAAGAGCACCCTGCAAGACGTTGCTACTTGGGCTAACGGCAATGCCGTGGCGGTGGGGAATGACGGTGTAGTGCTGTACAGCGCTGACAAGGGCAACAACTGGCAGCAGGCACAGAACGTCCCACGTTCGGACGTGGCGAACAAACTCAACCGCGTACGGGCCTTTGCGGATGGCCTGGCCATTGCTGCCGGGGAAATGGGCGCACTGCTGATCAGCCGTGATTACGGCCACACCTGGCAGCGCCTGCGTGATGAAGAAGATGTGGCCTGGAACGATGTGGCTCTGCTGGGCAGCGACACCCTGCTGGTGGTCGGCGAGTTTGGCCGGGTGATTCGCGGCAGCCTCAGCGGCTACGACTGGCAAGAGGTGGATGTCGGCATTGGTTCGTCCCTGATGGCCGTGACCTTCCACGATGAGCTCAACGGCACGGCGGTAGGCCTGGAAGGCATGGTTCTGCAAACCACCGATGGTGGCCTGAGCTGGCTGGCGCGTGATGCTGGCCTGACTGAGCACCTGTTTGATGTGGCCTGGCTGGCTGACCAGCAGCGCTGGTTTGTCACCGGTGCCCTGGGGCGCTGGTCTGCCGGAAACGGCGAGCGCTGGCAGACGGGAATTCTCGATGAACGCAATCTGGCCTGGCACGTGCGCGCACTGCCGGTTGACGGCGGCCTGTGGCTGGCCGGCGCGAACATCGGCCATTGGGACGGCAAAGCCTGGTCCCTGTTGCAGCCCTGA
- a CDS encoding methyl-accepting chemotaxis protein — protein MLSNLTMKNKLLFTVLPLTLLIYLATVLLVYFSSKSSTEELAEVAVDAIARQQASEISSYFDASLYSMRNTAGLLSSEIIEDGLPDRRIADQMIESLFSGLPEAAAIWWIPRQQSAGQSVLWLRNGQSINPALDEAREALVRRLGAQFPATEQVIPLVPVSSSSGDQNVIALSVPVLSSGRVVGMLGVGLDAAKLQERVAGLRPLGVGVAALIAHDTTLVAHPDPSRIGMKQADSEKDFLGDHLDVVIDAVRKGVGITLRFDSPALAEETFMLVTPVSIGHTVTPWSLGLAFPSSALLGGVKSLALQLLLLGTLASVALAVAVVLLGRAIAQPLQVVADKVKQLASGEADLCSRLPAKGNDELAVLAREFNNFLSAMADLVFEIKGTSKSLQATSVELQEQSRASGQVVDAQRDEVGQLATAMQEMAATIEEVAANAGQAARATSDGDDAVALGQDKVSGLVRAINQDAETLEHVSTLAVQLDDASQAIGTIVAVISNIADQTNLLALNAAIESARAGEQGRGFAVVADEVRALARRTHTSTEEVCASITLIQERTRTVVDIIEQSRRTSQSNVLTASEASEALDSLSQVISRVREMSQQIATATEQQATTSDLLSRSLVSIADSAESASNSAGEVNRRSDDLEASAARLNALVSRFKL, from the coding sequence ATGCTGTCGAATTTGACGATGAAGAACAAACTGCTCTTCACGGTTTTACCCCTGACGCTATTGATCTACCTGGCTACGGTGCTGTTGGTGTATTTCTCCAGCAAATCCTCCACTGAGGAGCTGGCTGAAGTCGCGGTGGATGCCATCGCCCGGCAGCAGGCCAGCGAAATCAGCAGCTATTTCGATGCATCGCTCTATTCGATGCGTAACACCGCAGGCCTGCTCAGCAGCGAGATCATTGAGGATGGGCTGCCGGATCGGCGTATCGCTGATCAGATGATCGAGTCGTTGTTCAGTGGTTTGCCTGAGGCCGCAGCGATCTGGTGGATACCTCGTCAGCAGAGCGCCGGACAGAGCGTGTTGTGGCTGCGCAATGGGCAGAGCATCAACCCGGCGCTGGATGAGGCCCGGGAGGCCCTGGTGCGGAGGCTTGGAGCGCAATTCCCGGCCACCGAGCAGGTCATTCCGCTTGTGCCGGTCAGCAGCAGCTCCGGCGATCAGAACGTCATTGCCCTGAGTGTGCCGGTGCTCAGTTCCGGCAGGGTGGTGGGCATGCTGGGTGTGGGGCTGGATGCCGCCAAGTTGCAGGAGCGCGTTGCCGGACTACGTCCACTGGGGGTTGGGGTTGCCGCTCTGATCGCCCATGACACCACGTTAGTCGCACATCCGGACCCGAGTCGAATCGGTATGAAGCAGGCGGATAGCGAGAAGGATTTCCTCGGTGATCATCTGGACGTTGTGATTGACGCGGTGCGTAAAGGTGTTGGTATCACCCTGCGTTTCGATTCGCCTGCGCTTGCTGAAGAAACATTCATGTTGGTAACCCCAGTCAGCATTGGCCATACCGTAACGCCTTGGTCGCTGGGGCTGGCCTTTCCCAGCTCGGCCCTGTTGGGTGGGGTAAAGTCACTTGCCTTGCAGCTGCTGCTATTGGGCACGTTGGCCTCTGTTGCGTTGGCCGTTGCGGTTGTCCTGCTGGGCCGGGCCATTGCTCAGCCATTGCAGGTGGTGGCGGATAAGGTCAAACAATTGGCCAGTGGTGAGGCTGACTTGTGTTCCCGTCTGCCAGCTAAAGGCAACGATGAGCTGGCAGTACTGGCGCGCGAGTTCAACAACTTCCTCAGCGCTATGGCGGACTTAGTTTTTGAAATCAAAGGCACCAGCAAATCCCTGCAGGCCACTTCTGTTGAGTTGCAGGAGCAAAGTCGTGCTTCCGGTCAGGTGGTGGATGCTCAGCGTGATGAAGTTGGCCAGTTGGCAACTGCCATGCAGGAGATGGCGGCCACCATTGAGGAGGTTGCAGCCAATGCAGGTCAGGCCGCGCGTGCCACCAGTGATGGTGATGACGCGGTGGCATTGGGGCAGGACAAAGTGTCTGGACTGGTGCGGGCGATTAATCAGGATGCCGAGACCCTGGAGCATGTTTCCACTCTGGCCGTACAGCTGGATGATGCCAGCCAGGCGATCGGTACCATTGTTGCGGTGATTAGCAATATCGCTGACCAGACCAACTTGCTGGCGCTCAACGCAGCCATTGAGTCGGCCAGGGCAGGGGAGCAGGGCCGTGGCTTTGCCGTGGTGGCGGATGAGGTCCGGGCGCTGGCGCGGCGTACGCACACGTCAACTGAGGAGGTGTGCGCCAGCATTACCTTGATTCAGGAGCGTACACGTACGGTTGTGGACATTATCGAGCAGAGTCGACGAACCTCCCAGAGCAATGTGTTGACTGCCAGTGAGGCCAGTGAGGCCTTAGATAGCCTGTCTCAGGTTATTAGTCGGGTGCGAGAGATGAGTCAGCAAATCGCAACTGCCACTGAGCAGCAGGCCACGACCAGTGACTTGCTGTCTCGCAGCCTAGTGAGCATTGCGGATTCGGCTGAAAGCGCTTCAAACAGCGCAGGAGAAGTTAACAGGCGCAGCGATGATCTGGAAGCGAGTGCGGCTCGCCTTAACGCCCTGGTAAGTCGTTTCAAGCTGTAA